The region CTGCGCCGGATCGCGGCGACCGACAGGTCCGTGCCCGGGGACAGACCCGCCTCGCGCAGCGCCGCATAGACCCCGAAGGCCATGATTTCGTAATTGAGCAGCAGGGCCGTGGGCCGGTCGGGCATCGTCAGGATCTGCCGCGTCACCTGGTTGCCGCCGTATTCGCTTACCTCGCAGGCAAAGATCAGTTCCGGATCGAAACGCAGCCCATGCTCGGCATGCGCGGCCTCATAGGCGCCGCGTAGCAGGCTGGCAATGTTGGACCCGGATGGCGGCACCGTTATGGCGATGCGCTCGTGACCGAGTTCGACCAGTTTGCGGACCGTCTGATCGACGAAGCCCTTGAAGTCGAGATCGATCCACGGATGCTTGTCCTCCAGCCGCGACCGGCCGAGCGTCAGGAAGGGGAGCCGCGATTTCAGCAGGAATTCGATCCGCGGATCGTCCTTCAGGGTCGCGGTCACGACGATCGCGTCTGCGGAGCCGCGCGCGATGACGCGCTTCAGGAACTCGGTCGGATCCGTCGCGGAATGGCAGGGCAGGATGATCAGGTCGTAGCCCTCGCTGTCCAGTTCCGCCTGCATGGCATCGATG is a window of Roseibium salinum DNA encoding:
- a CDS encoding LacI family DNA-binding transcriptional regulator, with product MNIKDLAQHLGISIGTVSRALNGKPDVNARTRERVLQAAIELGYSANASGRSLRRGTTQTIAFMLETGKSELRSGDNFFMRVIDAMQAELDSEGYDLIILPCHSATDPTEFLKRVIARGSADAIVVTATLKDDPRIEFLLKSRLPFLTLGRSRLEDKHPWIDLDFKGFVDQTVRKLVELGHERIAITVPPSGSNIASLLRGAYEAAHAEHGLRFDPELIFACEVSEYGGNQVTRQILTMPDRPTALLLNYEIMAFGVYAALREAGLSPGTDLSVAAIRRSKQLRFLDPPVTAFDIDLEDLGRTLAREVLKVLRGEGPFARLIWPASMILTDSFAPPPKV